A section of the Cololabis saira isolate AMF1-May2022 chromosome 6, fColSai1.1, whole genome shotgun sequence genome encodes:
- the tlr7 gene encoding toll-like receptor 7, whose product MISFHKMSVALLGLWSCLVMSTSAVDYPKTLPCDVSEANDTNEMKVDCTERNLKEIPRGIPRGTTNLTLTINHIPKLNSSSFHGLEDLREIDMRCNCVPIKIGPKDHMCTQSVTIEESTFAALKSLRALYLDGNQLYSIPKDLPSNLMLLSLEVNHIYYIARANLSEIRHIQVLYLGQNCYYRNPCNTSYEVEDGAFLQMSNLTLLSLKSNNLSSIPNQLPQSLKELYLYNNNIEEVTDEDFKNLTNLEILDISGNCPRCYNAPFPCNPCPEDAPLNISKAAFAMLTNLRTLRLHSNSLTRVSSDWFVGLKELRVLDLSSNFLARDVGVTDFPQFLGKLQELDLSFNYELQRYPQTLRLNCSFSNLKSLKVLRLKGYVFQQLKRESISPLKLLPELEVVDLGTNFIKMANLSILMELKSFKIISLSDNKISSPSDGQDSVGFTGGEPLLWSPMSASDEYRSNEVREIHYFRYDEYARSCKYKDKELGIISSFVQKECSKFGKTLDVSRNNIFFLHSRFLNLKELRCLNLSGNAMSQSLNGSEFSSLTNLQYLDFSRNRLDLLYPTAFQELKNLVILDISNNNHYFESEGLTHMLNFTKNLNHLKILLMNHNKISTSTNTEMESDSLEKLEFRDNRLDMLWRDGDIRYVNYFKKLISLKILDISHNNLNFIPPEVFSGMPDKLSELYIKNNRLKSFSWGKLQLLHSLQVLDLSGNSLTTVPRMLSDCTKSLRKFILHKNQLVKLTPNFLKDAFGLKYLDLSYNRIQYIQESSFPDDVVRQMDMLLLDHNRFLCTCNATWFVRWLNKTTVTIPRLGTDVTCASPGAQRGNPVVSVDLLACQHPFLSIIFYTLMTSLVVSFLTLSISSHLFMWDVWYIYYFCMAKLKGYRRLHSQSAVYDACVIYDKEDPAVSEWVTKEMCARLEDCGDRPLKLCLEERDWVPGCPLIDNLSQSIHGSKRTVFILTKTYIKGGNFKTAFYMAHQRLMDEKNDVIVLILLEKVPCNSKYLRLRKRLYKRSVLEWPRNPQAQPYFWFSLRNVLATESHKQYNNLFKETL is encoded by the exons ATGATATCCTTCCACAAG ATGTCTGTGGCACTGTTGGGATTATGGTCTTGTTTGGTGATGTCAACAAGTGCCGTTGACTACCCCAAAACTCTACCGTGTGACGTGAGTGAGGCCAACGACACCAATGAGATGAAGGTGGACTGCACCGAGAGAAACCTCAAGGAAATCCCCCGCGGCATCCCGAGAGGCACGACCAATCTGACTCTCACCATCAACCATATTCCCAAATTAAATTCAAGCTCCTTTCACGGTCTGGAGGACCTGAGAGAGATTGACATGAGGTGCAATTGTGTGCCCATCAAAATCGGCCCCAAGGACCACATGTGTACGCAGAGCGTGACGATTGAGGAGAGTACCTTTGCTGCTCTCAAGAGTCTCCGAGCACTTTATTTGGATGGAAATCAGCTCTACAGCATACCAAAAGACTTGCCTTCCAATCTGATGCTGCTCAGTTTGGAAGTTAATCATATTTATTATATCGCCAGAGCAAACCTCTCTGAGATCCGACATATCCAGGTCCTGTACCTTGGTCAGAACTGCTACTATCGTAACCCCTGTAATACTTCCTATGAAGTAGAAGATGGTGCATTTTTGCAAATGAGCAATCTAACTTTATTATCTCTCAAGTCAAACAACTTATCCAGTATCCCCAATCAACTGCCACAAAGTTTGAAAGAACTGTacctctacaacaacaacaTCGAAGAAGTCACAGACGAAGATTTCAAAAACCTAACAAACCTGGAGATCCTGGATATAAGCGGAAACTGTCCCCGATGTTACAATGCTCCCTTCCCGTGCAACCCGTGCCCAGAAGACGCACCCCTCAACATCAGCAAGGCCGCTTTCGCAATGTTGACCAATCTGAGGACGCTGCGTCTGCACAGTAACTCCCTGACACGCGTCTCATCCGACTGGTTTGTCGGCCTGAAAGAGCTCAGAGTGCTCGATCTCTCGTCGAACTTCTTAGCAAGGGATGTGGGGGTCACAGACTTTCCGCAGTTCCTGGGTAAATTACAGGAACTGGACCTGTCTTTCAACTATGAGCTTCAGAGGTATCCTCAAACGCTGAGGCTGAACTGTAGCTTCTCCAACCTGAAGTCTCTTAAAGTTCTGAGGCTGAAGGGTTACGTGTTTCAGCAGCTAAAGCGAGAGAGCATCAGTCCTTTGAAACTGCTCCCCGAGCTGGAGGTGGTGGATCTTGGAACAAACTTCATTAAAATGGCCAACCTCAGCATCCTGATGGAACTGAAAAGCTTTAAAATAATCAGTCTGTCTGATAACAAAATATCTTCTCCGTCTGATGGCCAAGATAGCGTCGGGTTCACGGGAGGGGAGCCCCTGCTCTGGTCTCCCATGTCGGCCTCCGATGAGTACCGAAGTAACGAAGTGAGGGAGATTCATTACTTCAGATATGACGAGTATGCGCGCAGTTGCAAGTACAAAGATAAGGAACTTGGAATCATTAGTTCCTTCGTCCAAAAGGAGTGCAgcaagtttggtaaaaccttGGACGTGAGCAGAAACAACATATTCTTCTTGCATTCAAGATTTTTAAATCTTAAAGAGCTGAGATGCCTCAATCTGTCTGGAAATGCCATGAGCCAAAGCCTAAATGGCTCAGAGTTTAGCAGCCTCACAAATTTACAGTATCTGGACTTCTCGAGGAATCGCCTGGATCTGTTGTATCCCACGGCGTTTCAAGAGCTTAAAAATTTGGTCATCTTGGATATAAGCAACAATAACCACTATTTTGAGTCTGAGGGCTTGACTCACATGCTTAACTTTACTAAGAATTTAAATCATCTTAAGATACTGCTGATGAACCACAACAAGATCTCTACCTCCACAAACACAGAGATGGAGAGCGACTCCCTAGAGAAGTTAGAGTTCAGAGACAACCGCTTAGACATGTTGTGGAGGGACGGCGACATCAGATATGTCAACTATTTCAAGAAATTGATCAGTTTGaagattcttgacatttcccacAACAATCTCAATTTCATACCCCCCGAAGTTTTCAGTGGCATGCCGGACAAGTTGTCAGAGCTCTACATCAAAAACAACAGGCTGAAGTCCTTTTCATGGGGGAAACTGCAACTCCTACACTctctgcaggtcttagacctcaGTGGGAACTCTCTGACCACTGTCCCACGCATGCTCTCAGACTGCACCAAATCGCTTAGGAAGTTCATTTTACATAAAAACCAACTTGTTAAACTCACGCCGAACTTCCTCAAGGATGCTTTCGGCCTAAAGTACCTGGATCTTAGCTATAATCGCATACAATACATTCAAGAGTCCAGCTTTCCAGATGACGTTGTGCGGCAGATGGACATGTTGCTCCTCGACCACAACCGATTCCTGTGCACCTGCAACGCCACCTGGTTTGTCAGGTGGCTCAACAAGACCACGGTGACCATCCCTCGACTGGGCACGGACGTTACCTGTGCCAGTCCGGGGGCGCAACGAGGAAACCCCGTGGTCTCCGTGGACTTGCTGGCCTGCCAGCACCCTTTCCTGTCCATCATCTTCTACACCCTCATGACCTCACTGGTCGTCAGCTTCCTCACGCTGTCCATCTCCAGCCATCTCTTCATGTGGGACGTCTGGTACATCTATTACTTCTGCATGGCTAAGCTCAAAGGCTACAGGCGTCTGCACTCCCAGAGCGCCGTCTACGACGCCTGCGTGATCTACGACAAAGAGGATCCTGCGGTGTCGGAGTGGGTGACGAAGGAAATGTGCGCCCGCCTGGAAGACTGTGGGGACCGGCCCCTAAAACTGTGTCTGGAGGAACGAGATTGGGTCCCTGGATGTCCGCTGATTGACAACCTCTCCCAGAGCATCCACGGGAGCAAAAGGACCGTATTCATTCTGACCAAGACGTATATTAAAGGGGGAAATTTCAAGACGGCCTTCTACATGGCCCATCAAAGACTAATGGATGAAAAAAACGATGTCATCGTGCTGATTCTCTTGGAGAAAGTACCATGCAACTCGAAGTATCTGAGATTACGGAAGAGGTTGTATAAACGGTCTGTGCTTGAGTGGCCAAGAAACCCGCAGGCGCAGCCGTACTTCTGGTTCAGCCTGAGGAACGTGCTGGCGACTGAGAGCCACAAACAATACAACAATCTCTTCAAAGAAACGCTGTGA